One genomic segment of Methylocystis sp. SC2 includes these proteins:
- a CDS encoding ATP-binding protein — protein MTAVLPEVLAAPRNLWRRFANWLHDRMPKGLYARALLIVILPVVLLQSAVAYVFMERHWEVVTYRLSAGMARQVAALVDIYQTFPDDPDHAQLRRIAAFDLNMEVAVLPKQVLPGPAPKSSLFSLLDKALTKELSRRLKEPFWINTALPGSLIEVRVALNDATLRMLATRTHAYASNSYIFFMWMAIASVIILAIATSFLRNQIRPILRLARAAEEFGKGRNVAFSPRGAREVRQAGAAFLDMKRRFERAIEQRTTMLNGVSHDLRTIITRFKLSLALMSDSHEAAEMRKDVDEMERMLEAYLAFARGDGDETSSPTDVAAILDELRADTEKRGLAASVKIEGDPTIVARPAAIKRLLANLVGNAQRYGSRLELSVINDGATMTVHIDDDGPGIPMERREHAFRPFYRLDESRSQNDGNSGLGLAIARDIARGHGGDITLDRSPLGGLRATASLPL, from the coding sequence ATGACCGCCGTCTTACCGGAAGTTCTCGCCGCGCCCCGCAATCTGTGGCGGCGCTTCGCCAACTGGCTGCACGACCGCATGCCGAAAGGGCTTTACGCCCGCGCGCTGCTGATCGTGATCCTGCCGGTCGTGCTCCTCCAGTCCGCCGTGGCCTATGTCTTCATGGAGCGGCATTGGGAGGTCGTGACCTACCGTCTCTCCGCCGGAATGGCCCGGCAAGTCGCCGCGCTCGTCGATATTTATCAGACGTTCCCGGACGACCCGGATCACGCGCAACTGCGCCGCATCGCCGCCTTCGACCTCAATATGGAGGTTGCGGTTCTCCCCAAGCAGGTCTTGCCTGGGCCGGCGCCAAAGTCGTCCTTGTTCTCGCTGCTCGACAAGGCGCTCACGAAGGAGCTCTCGCGCCGACTTAAGGAGCCCTTCTGGATCAACACCGCGCTGCCCGGCAGCCTGATCGAAGTCCGCGTCGCGCTCAATGACGCGACGTTGAGAATGCTCGCCACGCGCACGCACGCATACGCCTCCAACTCCTATATTTTCTTCATGTGGATGGCGATCGCCTCGGTCATCATCCTCGCCATCGCCACTTCCTTTTTGCGCAATCAGATCAGGCCGATTCTGCGGCTGGCCCGCGCCGCCGAGGAGTTCGGCAAAGGCCGCAATGTCGCATTCAGTCCGCGCGGCGCGCGCGAGGTGCGTCAGGCGGGCGCCGCCTTCCTCGACATGAAACGCCGGTTCGAACGGGCGATCGAACAGCGCACGACGATGCTCAACGGCGTTTCGCACGATCTGCGAACCATCATCACGCGTTTCAAGCTTTCGCTCGCGCTGATGAGCGACTCGCATGAAGCCGCCGAAATGCGCAAGGACGTGGACGAGATGGAGCGCATGCTCGAGGCCTATCTCGCCTTCGCCCGCGGCGACGGCGACGAAACGTCCTCGCCCACCGATGTCGCGGCCATCCTCGACGAATTGAGGGCGGACACCGAGAAGCGCGGTCTCGCGGCGTCAGTGAAGATTGAGGGCGATCCGACGATCGTCGCGCGACCGGCGGCGATCAAGCGGCTGCTCGCCAACCTCGTCGGCAACGCGCAGCGTTACGGCTCCCGGCTCGAACTCTCAGTGATCAACGACGGCGCGACGATGACCGTACATATCGACGACGATGGGCCCGGCATCCCCATGGAGCGTCGCGAGCACGCTTTCCGGCCGTTCTACCGGCTCGACGAATCCCGCAGCCAGAACGACGGAAACTCGGGGCTCGGCCTCGCCATCGCGCGCGACATCGCGCGCGGCCATGGCGGCGACATCACGCTCGACCGCAGCCCGCTGGGCGGCTTGCGCGCGACGGCCAGTCTCCCGCTTTAG